In Papaver somniferum cultivar HN1 chromosome 1, ASM357369v1, whole genome shotgun sequence, a genomic segment contains:
- the LOC113324642 gene encoding uncharacterized protein LOC113324642, translated as MKKKNRFEIQLREQTVAQSVAELEGVEHNDQEEVRVETNREGNVNEIEEEGTNNDEAKEESKETANKNKMLWGEAPDKSSILFGYKDSWAVKVCQTRDHARCTKLLKRQRAKHWALSKECALVRDLVVSTGLGPGILNFQTEYDSVVVSAFRERYWLETDTFHLPFGEMTITPDDVKKIIDLEVEGQSVFEGFNNNMAWTDLYGSS; from the exons atgaagaagaagaataggttTGAAATTCAGTTGAGGGAGCAAACTGTGGCTCAATCTGTAGCTGAGTTAGAAGGAGTGGAACATAATGATCAAGAAGAGGTTAGAGTTGAAACTAACCGTGAAGGAAATGTAAATGAAATTGAAGAGGAAGGAACTAATAATGATGAAGCTAAAGAAGAATCTAAAGAAACCG CGAATAAGAACAAAATGCTTTGGGGAGAGGCTCCAGATAAGTcttcaatcttatttggttataaaGATTCCTGGGCCGTAAAAGTATGTCAGACAAGG GACCACGCAAGATGCACAAAATTGCTCAAGCGTCAAAGGGCTAAACATTGGGCATTAAGTAAAGAATGTGCTTTGGTTCGAGATCTAGTGGTTAGTACAGGATTAGGGCCCGGAATCCTCAATTTCCAAACGGAGTACGATAGTGTTGTGGTCTCTGCCTTTAGGGAACGATATTGGCTTGAAACTGATACATTTCATCTTccatttggagagatgacaataaCACCGGACGATGTGAAGAAAATtattgaccttgaagttgaaggacaatcAGTATTTGAAGGTTTCAACAACAACATGGCTTGGACTGACCTTTACGGCTCTTCTTGA